GTGAATCAGTTCGTACAATGGCAACTGTTAACAAAAACGCTCAAACAATGTTGAAAGAGTACGGACGTCTCCACCCAGAACGTTACGACAAATCAACTGTAACAGAAGTTGTTGCATCATCAGTAAAAAATGCTGCTGAAGCAATGGATGTTAAATTGATCGTTGCTTTGACAGAGTCAGGTAACACAGCACGTTTGATCTCTAAACATCGTCCAGACGCAGACATTTTGGCTGTTACATTTGACGAAAAAGTTGAACGTGGTTTGATGATTAACTGGGGTGTTATCCCAATGATGATGGAACGTCCTGCATCAACTGACGATATGTTTGAAGTTGCTGAAAAAGCTGCTTTGGCATCAGGTTTGGTTGAATCTGGCGATAACATCATTATCGTTGCTGGTGTTCCAGTTGGTACTGGCCGCACAAACACAATGCGTATCCGCACTGTTAAATAATCATAAGTTTTAACAATTTTATAAGGCGATGATGCCTGTCAGAAATGACAGGCATTATTGTTGAAAACGATTTTGTATTCTTTATACGTTTAAAAATAAGTAATTAATCTCATTTAAAATTTGAAAGGAAATTCAGAAATCATGGCTGAAAAACAACGTAAAAAAGTTATCCTCGTAGGTGACGGAGCAGTAGGTTCATCTTACGCTTTCGCACTTGTAAACCAAGGAATCGCTCAAGAATTGGGTATTGTAGAAATCCCACAACTTCGTGCAAAAGCAGAAGGGGACGCAGAAGATTTGAGCCACGCTTTGGCTTTCACTGCACCAAAGAAAATCTATGCAGCTACTTATGAAGACTGTGCAGACGCTGACCTTGTTGTTATCACAGCAGGTTTGCCACAAAAACCAGGTGAAACTCGTCTTGACCTTGTTGGTAAAAACCTTAAAATCAACAAAGATATCGTAACAAACGTTATGGCATCAGGATTTGATGGTGTCTTCCTCGTTGCTGCTAACCCAGTTGACGTTTTGACATACTCTACTTGGAAATTCTCAGGTCTTCCTAAAAACCGTGTGGTTGGTTCAGGAACATCTCTTGATACTGCTCGTTTCCGTCAAGCTTTGGCTGAAAAACTTGATGTTGATGCACGTAGCGTCCACGCTTATATCATGGGTGAGCACGGTGACTCAGAATTTGCCGTTTGGTCACACGCTAACGTTGCTGGTGTTCAACTTGAACAATGGTTCCAAGAAAACAAATACCTTGATGAAGCAGAAATCATTGAACTTTTTGAAGGTGTTCGTGACGCAGCTTACAGCATCATCAAAAAGAAAGGCGCAACTTTCTACGGTATCGCTGTTGCACTTGCTCGTATCACTAAAGCAATCCTTGATGACGAAAATGCTGTTCTTCCGGTATCTGTCTTCCAAGAAGGTCAATACGGACTTGATGACTGCTACATCGGTCAACCAGCTATCGTTGGTGCACATGGTGTTGTAAACGCTATTCACATCCCATTGAACGACGCTGAGATGCAAAAAATGCAAGCTTCAGGACAACAATTGAAAGAAATCATTGATAATGCTTTCGCTGATCCTGAAATCGCAGCAGCAGTTAAAAACTAAAAGATTTTAAATAAAAAAGAGTTTCTAGAAACTCTTTTTTATAATGCCCTCTCTTTACATTTAAAAATTTACGATAAAAAAAATCTGTCAAGCGACAGATTTTTTTTATTTTGTTTTGATATAATTCACTCCATCAGCCTTAGGTGCAACTGCTTTACCAAGGAAGAGGGCGAGAACGATAATTGTAAAGACGTAAGGTGCCATTTGCAAGAACGAAGAAGGAATTTCTTTGATCCCTGGAATTTGGCCTCCAACAACGGCCAGTGATGTAAAAAGACCAAAGAGAAGTGATGAGAGCATTGCTCCGATTGGATTCCATTTCCCGAAAATCATTGCTGCAAGAGAGATGAAACCTTGACCTGCGATTGTAGAAACGGCAAAGTTACCAGAGATTGCTTGAGCATAGATCGCTCCACCGATACCACCAAGTACACCAGAAAGAAGGACTCCAGCCCAACGATAAGCATAAACGTTGATTCCGAGCGTGTCAGCTGCTTGGGGATTTTCACCAACAGAACGCAAACGAAGACCAAAGCGTGTTTTGAAAAGCACGTACCAAGCGAGAAAGGCAATAAGAATTGCTAAGAAACCAGGTAAAGAAGTTTGACTGAAAAAGATTTTACCAATCACAGGAATTTTCGAAAGCAAAGGAACATTCCAGTAACCGATTTGTTCATTGATGTTAATTTGTCCTTGTTGATAAAGAACTTGAAGTAAGAACACACCCAAAGCTGGTGCCATTAAGTTAAGGACTGTCCCTGAAACGATATGGTCAGCACGAAGGTTAACGGTTGCTACAGCATGAAGTGAAGCAAAAATTGCTCCGACTAAGGCGCCGAAAAGAATGGCAATCCAAGGGGTTAAACTACCGAAGATTCCTTCGGTTGTCAGATTGAAAACAACAGAGCTAAAAGCTCCGATGGTCATGATACCTTCAAGACCAACGTTGACGATTCCGCCACGTTCTGAGAACACACCACCGATACTTGTGAAGATCAGAGGTGTTGAATAGATGAGCATATTTGCAACGATAATTTGCAATGTATCTACGAGATTCATGCTTTTTCTCCTTTCTTCTTAGCAGACTCAGCAGCTTTACTTGCTTTCGCTTTTGGTAAGATTACTTCAATAACAAATCTTATAGCGATGAAGAAGATAATTGCAGCTGTAACGACTTGGACGATTTGTGGTGGAATCGAATCGTTCATCATACCAGGCGCTCCAGTTTGAAGCACTGAGAAAAGAAGACCAGCAAAGAGGATACCCACAGGATTGTTACCACCAAGAAGGGCAACAGCCATCCCGTTAAATCCAATGTCTAATGAACCAGATTGTGAAACAAAGTTTTGCATATAACCAAAGCCATAAACAACACCACCAAGTCCAGCAAGTGCTCCAGCGACAACCATAGCCATAACAATTGTACGTTTTGCTGAAATTCCTGCATATTCTGAAGCGTCGGGGTTAAGACCAACTGCCTTGATTTCAAAACCAAGTGTTGTTTTAGAAAAGACAATAGCCATAATTACTAAGGCAATCAAAGCAATAATCAATCCGATGTTTAAAGTTGAGTTATTGGTTAAAGAAGACATCCATTGTGTTCGGAAAGAAGCATTGGCGCTAATGAGTTTGGTTTGGTCAGTTGTGTTTGCCATCAAGATATCTTTTTGGAACATATCATGAATCATGAAAGTTGAGAAAAAGAGGATGATGTAGTTTAACATAATTGTTGTAATAACTTCAGATGTCCCAAGGAGCGCACGCAGAACACCAGGAATGAAGCCCATCAATGCTCCAAAGAACATTCCGATAATCACAACGAGAGGGATGAGAAGGATTCTTGGTAAATCTGGGAAGCTTAACGCAAACCACATTGAAGTAATCCAACCAGCTAGTGCTTGACCAGACATCCCAATGTTGAAAAGTCCGGCTTTCATTGCCACAGCAAAGGAGAGAGCAGTCAGAATCAACGGACCAGTCGTCTGCAAGGTTTCACCGATTGCTCGAGCATTTCCTAATGCTGAGATAAAGAGGTCTTCATAACCCCAAATTGGATTGTAGCCAAAGGCCAACATGATAATCGCACCCAAGACAAAGCCAAAGAAAATGGCAATGAGAGGGACGAGAATTTTTTTTGTGTTACTGTTCATTGATATTACCTCCGACCATCAAAATACCGAGCTCTTGTTTAGTGGTTGTTTCAGGGCTTACAATCCCTTGAATATGACCATCATGAATAACAGCGATTCGGTCGGAGACGTTAAGGATTTCATCGAGTTCAAAAGAAACGACGAGAACAGCTTTACCTTCATCACGAGCTTGGATGAGGCGTTTATGAATGTATTCAATCGCACCGACGTCAAGTCCTCGAGTAGGTTGAGAGACAATTAATAAGTCAGGGTTGCGGTCAATTTCACGGGCGATAATTGCTTTTTGCTGATTTCCGCCAGAGAGTGAAGCAGCAGAGACCCATTCACCAGCACCACGAACGTCAAATTCTGTCATCAGGTCACGGGCACGGCTATTGATTTTAGTATAATCAAGGAAACCATATTTGCTCATTGGTGGACGGTAATAAGTTTGTAAAGCAATATTCTCGGCAACGGTCATTTCGAGAACTAAGCCATCACGATGACGGTCTTCTGGAACGTGTCCTACGGATTGCTCAGTAATTTTCCGTGGTCGTTGATTAGTAATGTCTTTACCATGAAGTTTTACTGTTCCAGAATCGACTTTCATCAAACCAGTGATTGCTTTGATCAGTTCAGTTTGCCCGTTACCATCAATTCCTGCAAGTCCAACGATCTCGCCTGCTCGAACGTCAAGGGATAGTCCTTTGACTTTGAGAGAACCACGACTTTCTTTGACATTGAGGTCTTTTATTTCTAAAACAACATCTTTTGGATGAGCAGCTATTTTTTCAGTAACGAAAGAAACGGAGCGACCAACCATGAGTTCAGCGAGTTGTTGATTGGTTTTATCTCCAAGTTCAACAGTCTCGATTGATTTTCCACGACGGATGACGGTGATTCGATTTGCTACTGCACGAATTTCGTCAAGTTTGTGGGTGATGAGGACAATTGATTTACCTTCGTTAATCAGATTTTTCATAATCTTCATCAATTCGGTAATTTCAGCCGGAGTCAAGACGGCTGTTGGTTCATCAAAAATCAGAATATCTGCGCCACGGTAGAGTGTTTTCAAAATTTCTACCCGTTGCTGTTGACCGACAGAAATATCACGAATCAGTGCATCTGGTTCGACAGCGAGTCCGTAGCGCTCAGAAAGTTCGAGGATTTTTTTCTTGGCAGTTTTTAAATCAAGGTTAATCCCTTTAGTGATTTCATTTCCAAGAATGATATTTTCTGCAACCGTGAAGGCATCAACCAACATAAAGTGTTGGTGAACCATTCCGATTCCGAGGTTTGCGGCTTTTGAGGGAGAATCGATTTTTTCCAATTTCCCTTTGACATGGACTTCGCCTTCGGTAGGCTCAAGGAGTCCTGAGAGGATGTTCATCAGGGTTGACTTACCTGCACCGTTTTCACCGAGCAAAGCATGAATCTCGCCTTTCTTCAATTCAAAATTGATTTTGTCATTGGCAACAAAATCACCAAATCGTTTGGTGACATCAATCATTTGAATGACATTTTCATTCGCCATAGTGGCTCCTTCTTTAAAAATAATGATGTAAATAAATAAAAATTACAAACTTAATTATACCAAAATTGTTGCTGATATGAAAGTGCTTTTAGAGTTTGTGAGTTATGCGCTTTCATGAAAGAAAAAATTTTCGGCAGAATTATTGAGTTTTTGAAAAAAATAACGCTTTCAATTAATCTTTTCGTGTTAAAACATCAACCTCAATGCTGATGGTCACGGTCAGCTGTTTTTGTTGTTTCAGATTTTCAACGCCTGCGGGTTTGATTTTCCAATAGTGTGGCGTCATCAAAAGAAGACTAAGTAAATCTTCAGTGTTTTCAATCTGAGTTTGATAGCTAAAGTGTTTTTGAGTAATGGTAAAACCTGGGAAATACTTGATACTGCTGGTTTTAGCTTTTTCATGGATTTCAGGATAAATGATATTTTTTAGCTCCATGAGGTGGTTGGCGGCTGCTCTGACGATAATAACTCGGCCATCCTTGGTGAGTACCCGGTCGATTTCTGCGACGGAGTATTCGGCAAACATCGATAAAACGGTGTGGACAGAGTGGTCTGTGAATGGAAGATTTGCGAAATTAGCAACGAGCCACTGCAATTCAGGATTTTTCTTTGCGGCCATCCGAACGCCTAGTTTTGAAATATCTAGACCGTAAAAATGAGGAGCAGCAGGGGCAAATTGGCGGTGGAAACGAGAGAGGTAATAGCCTTCACCGCAGCCAATATCAATGATTGTTTGCTCTGCAGAGAAAGTGTCGAGAAGAATTTGGTTAACATAGTCTGATAATTTTTCGTAATAGGCTTTCGCTAGAAAATTACGGCGGGCGTTCATCATCTCTTTGGAATCTCCGGCAGTTTTCTTAGCATTTAATAAGAGATTGAGATAGCCTTCTTTTGCTAGGTCGAAAGTATGTTTATTCACGCAACAATAGGTCTTTTCAGTTCGTTGGAGAAGCTGGTTACAGACCGGACATTTTAATGATTCACTCATTTAATTCTCCGAAATATAAAATTATTATGATATTATGAGAGAAAAATCGCTGACGTAATGATCAGCTCTTTCTTTTTCTCATTTTTTATTTAATTTACGTGATTTTATGACAGTTTCGTCAGGGGTGACACGGATGGTTTTTTCACGGTCATAGGTTACAAAACCAGGGGCTGTTCCAGTTGGCTTGTGCAATTTTTTAGCGTCTAGAACATCCACTTGAACCAGGTTGGAGCGACGAGCTTTGCTGAAATACGCAGCTAATTCGCCAGCAAAAGTGATTGTTTCATCAGAAGGGTCAGGATTTCCTGTAATCAAAACATGGCTCCCAGGAATGTCTTTAACGTGAAACCACAAATCTCCGCGACGCGCCAGTTTAAAGCTGACCTGCTCGTTTTGCAAATTGTTTTTTCCGACTAAAATAATGGTGCCGTCAGCAGCTTGATACTTTTCAGGTGGAAGCATTTTTTGCTTTTTATTGCGGTATTTTTGCTTGATATAGCCGGTTTGAATGAGTTCTTCGCGAATATCTGCAATTTCAGGGACATCAGCGTTTTCCAAATTAGATTCGACTGATTCAAGGTAGTGAATGGTTTGCTTGGTGTTGGCAATTTGTTCGCCTAAAAATTTGACAGCTTGCTTCAATTTTTGATACCGGTGGAAGTAACGCTGGGCGTTTTGAGCAGGTGTCAAGGCAGGATTTAAAGCAATTTCTAAAGGCTCGTTTGTATAATAATTTTCTAATGTTACACTTATTTTATCATTCGGAACTTGATTTAAGAAAGTGTTCAATAATTCCCCTTTTTGGCGGAAAATTTCGGCATTGTCAGTTGCTGCCAATTCACGTTCTTGTTTTTTAAGTTTGTCACGATTTTTCTTGAGCTCATTTTGAATTTTTTTGATGACAGAAGCAGCGACCTGTTTCACCCGATCACGTTCAGCTTTGTCCGCATAGTAGTGATCAAGCATTTCTGACAAAGTGTCGAAACTTACGAAATCATCAGCCAATTTGATGCTCGAAAAAGTGTCGTTAGGGTAAATTGACGGCAAAAGCGTCAGCAATTTCTCTCTAAATTCACTGACGGAAAGTCCAGTCAAGGCCATTTTCGAATCGCGCCCAATGCCTTGAAATTTTTGCTGCAGTTGCTCAGTTTGGAGTGCCTCAAAAATCTGTTCATCTGTTGCTAAGAAAGGGTTGAGCGCTGAGTTTTCAGGAGGTGCAAGATAAGTCGAACCAGGTAAAATCGTTCGATATTGATTTTGGGAAAAACCGATATGCTTGATAGATTCAACAATTTTTTGCGATGTTTTTTCGAGCAAAATGATGTTGCTATGCTTGCCCATAATTTCGGCAATCAGTGCGATTTTCAAGCGATCACCAATTTCATCTTTGGTAGAAATATGGAAAATAATTTGCCGGTCGTTACCAACTTGTTCGATTTGCTCAATAAAAGCACCGGACAAATATTTTCGTAAAATCATCACAAAATTATTAGGATTTTGTGGATTTTGAAAATCAGTTTGGGTCAATTGAACCCGACCAAAAACAGGATGAGCAGACAATAAAAGCTTTTGCGATTTCCCCGCAGCCCGCACCGTTAACACAAGTTCTTGATCGAAAGGTTGATTGATTTTTTGAATACGTCCACCAACAAGCGACTGCAATTCAGTCGTCATGTGATGTAAAAAAATACCATCAAAGGACATTTTGTGCCTCTTTTCATTTTGAAAGTTACTGACCTTTGCGTCAGTAAATATAAGAAAATTTTAAAATAATTCTAAGCTCATTTTACCAAAAAAAAGCAAATATTTCCTACATTTTCAAATCAAAAAAGCTGATAAAATTTACGTCAGCAAAAAAGATGAGAGAAAATGCTGACGGATTTGAAAAAATCATTTTCGTCAGTAAAAAAGGCGGCGATTAGAATTTATAAATCGGCTTTTGCCTGCAAAAAATGGTAAAATAGTAAAATAAGAAACAGAAAATATACGAGCAGGCTCTAAAAGAGAAAACATAGGAAATTTAAATGAGTAAAATAATCACAGTTTTTCAGCGAATTTTGCGTCTTGTGATGCTGATTGTTGCCATTGCAATGCTTGGTGGGGCAGCATTTTTGATTGGCATCCACCAAAGTAATAAATATCTAGCGAAAACACCTGTTTCGGCGCAAATCATCCGTGGCGATGACGTTAAAGCCATTCATGCAGTCAAATATGAATTTGAAGGTAAAACTCACAAGCGGCGTCCCCTTGACGTTTATTTTCGAAAATTAGGTCAAGAAGGCGAAAAACTTACAGTTTATGTCGTCAATGCGCATCCTAATCGCGTTTTTATTTCCGAGAAGGGAGACGCTCTTATTGAGTCTGCCGCCTTGATTGGTGGTTGGAGTCTTGTTTTGCTTCTCATTTTATTTGGCGAACATCAACTTTTACGGCGAATGAAAATCCTGGAGCAAAGCGCTCAAAAATAACCTAAAAATCAGCTATTCAAAAGGAATGGCTGATTTTTTTTGCTCAAAAAAGATAATCACTGAAATCATCAGAATATCTGAAATAGTCAGCAAAGGTCAAGGAAAATATAAATAATTTTATGAAACTTTACAAAAAGATAGTGTATAAATGAAGTATGTAATGGATTACAAAAATAGACGAAACAACGTGACTGATCAGCACGGCACTTTCTGGAATAGAAAATTTGGAGGAAACGAAAAAATGGAAATTCAGAACCAACAAAAAAAACTTAAAAAAATGTATCCAACCAAACGGAAATTTTTATACGCTGGTATGTCAGGTGCACTGCTCATGACAAGCACCCTCTTGCCAACAGCTTTTAGCATCATGTCACTCCCGATTACGGCCAAAGCCGCAGTGCTGGAGGTCGATGCTTTGACAAATGTAAGTTCAAGCAATAGCAGTAATACCAGCCCACTCAATCGATGGAATAGTCAAGCAGGCACTCAAAACGTCAACTTCACCATCTCGGGAAATGGCGTCACAAGTGTTACGGTCAACCCAACACCACGTTATGTGGTCTTAACCGTCCCTCAAGAACTTCGTGGTTATGTTTCGCCTACAGCAGCAAGCGCTGTGACCTCAAATATCACTGTTGACCTCAATCAAGTCGCACTCCTTACGACACTTGTCCAAGCAGGGAACACCTTTTTGAGTGGCGTTGCGGGACTAGGTAATAACCTCACAGGGCTCGACTTAAATCCAGTTATTCAACAACTTAACCTCCTTCAAAGTGTTCAAAATATTGGTGGTGCCAACCTCAATGTTCCAACTACCATGACGAGTGATGGAGCTTTAATTAGTGGCCAACTTGACGGGGAAATCGGTAGAGTTGCTTCCGCTAATTTGATTGATATTCTAAACAATCTTAAGAACGCCGTCAATGCCTTGCAGTTGACGGGTTTAAGTGCTCCCTTGAATCCCGCTTTGGACACCCTTAAAGGGCCGCTAAATGCAGCAATTGATGAGCTATTAACCCCTTTAACAGCAGGCACAGGAGAAATTGTTAATCAGCTTGCTCAGGCCTCAGTGCTGGGAGATACAACTGCCAGCATTCCAACGCAGATTGATGTTCCTACAAGCCTTCAAGGAGATGTTGACGCCCGTTTTGCAGGCTCAGTCGTTCAAACTTCCCTCCTTGATGTTAACCTCTTTAGTAATGCAAATGGTGTTTCTTATGTTTACTTAGCTGCTGCCTCACCTACCCTCGTTGCTCCGACAGAAAATCTGACTGCGACGACCTCGGCTGTCGGTGCAGCCGACGCAACAGCCACACTCCCTACAACATTAACAAATAGCGAAGGGGTCAATGTTCCCGTGAACGCAGTGATTACCAACACTGGCGGAACACCCGTAACGAATGGTCAATTAGCTGCGGGCACTTACACCGTCACGTATTCTGCCACAGGATATGATCCAGTGACCCAAACCCTTGTCGTCACTGACCCAGCAGATACTACGCGACCAGATGCCCCCCTTGTCACTTCTATCACTGGAAATTCGCAAACTGGCTATACCATTATAGGCACGGCAGAACCCAACTCAACGGTTATCGTTGAAAATGCCACAGAAAGCACCGTAGGAACAACCACGACTAGTTCTACAGGGGACTATACGGTTAACCTTCCTGGCTCAGTTGGACCAGATGCTCGCTTGCTCCTTATAGCAATAGATGCATCAGGAAATAGAAGCGCATCAACACAAGCGCGTACCCCGGTCGATCCGACGCTCGTCACTCCAACGGGAATTTTGACTGCTATGACTTCAGCGACAGGTGCCTCCGATGCGAACGCCACCCTTCCTACAACTTTAAAAAATAGTGATGGTGACGATGTTCCAGTCACAGCAGTGATTACTAACACCAGCGGAACACCCGTAACAAATGGTCAATTAGCTGCGGGCACTTACAGCGTCACCTATTCCGCAACAGGATACGATTCAGTGACTCAAACGCTTGTTGTCTCTGATGGAGTAGATACGACTGCACCAGCAGCACCCGTGGTTGATTCAGTGACAGGTAATTCTCAAACAAGCTACACCGTTACAGGTACAGCAGAGCCTAATTCTAGCATCATGATTAGGGACACCGCAGGAAATACCGTGGGAACGACAACAACTAGTCCCGCAGGAGACTTCACGGTTACCCTTCCAGGTTCAGTTGGACCGAATGCCGATTTGTTAGTCACAGCGACTGATGTGGCAAGTAATGCTAGTAATGCCACACCAATCAAAACTCCAGCCGATGTTACTCTCATTGCTCCAACAGGTGTTCTGACTGCGACGACCTCAGCGGTTGGCGCGGCCGACGCAACAGCTACTCTGACTACAACGTTGAAAAATAGTGAGGGTGCTGATGTTCCCGTTACTGCAGCGATTACCAATGCAATGGGTGAGACTCTAACAAATGGTCAATTAGCTGCGGGTACTTACCTAGTGACCTACATGGCGGCAGGCTATGGTGACGTTGTCCAACTTCTGGTTGTTTCTGATGGAGTAGATACAACTGCACCAGCAGCACCTGTAGTTGATTCAGTGACAGGTAATTCTCAAGCAGGTTATATCGTTACAGGTACAGCAGAACCTAACTCTAGCATCGCAATTAAGGACACCGCAGGAAATACCATGGGAACGACAACAACTAGTCCCGCAGGAGACTTCACGGTTACCCTTCCAGGTTCAGTTGGACCGAATGCTGACCTGTTAGTCACAGCGACTGATGCGGCAAGCAATGCTAGTGACGCCACACCAATCACAACCCCAGCCAACCCTGGTGATACCACTGCACCAGATGCACCAGTAATCACAAAAGTTACGGGTACTTCACAGGCTGGTTATACTATCACCGGAACTGCGGAAGCTAATTCAACAATTAAACTGTATGACAAGTCCAATAAGCTGCTAGGAACAGCCAAAGCTGATGGAAATGGCGCCTTCACGATAAACTTAGCAAAAGGAAGTATTGGAGCGAAGCAAGAATTTACTGCCATTGCTATTGATGCTGCAAATAATGAAAGTCAACCAACTTCAGCGATGACCCCTGCTGATACAACCTCAACTGGTGGACAAAATAATACTCCAGACACCACGGCACCAAACCCACCGACAGTGGATCATATTGGTGGAAATGGTGATACGGGCTACACAGTAGGTGGTACTGGTGAATCAGGTGCAACGATCACAATCCGTAATCCAGCAACAGGGCAAGTTCTGGGAACAACAACGGTTGGAGCAGATGGTACTTACACAGTTAAACTTCCAGCAGAAGCAGAAAATGCTACGACTTTATCTGCAACTGCAACAGATGCAGCAGGAAACGAAAGTACAGCTACGTTATTTAAACTTCCAAGCAAAGCCACAGGTATGAGCCCGATGAGCAACTCATATAATAGCGGTACTATGGCTGCAATGAAATCAACGAAGAGCTTACCTATGACAGGAGAAGCAAGTACAAGTTGGTTGGTAGCTCTTGGAGCAATATTCACAGCGATGGTTGGTTCACTCTTCTTTTGGAAAAATAAGAGTAAAAAGGAGGAGGAAAAATAAATCAATGACTTAAAAGCACCCCAAATTTCAGGCTAACTATTGCTATAAATCTAAAGAATACGATATAATAGTAGAGTCAAAGTCAATCCAACTTTGACTGCTTCGAAATTCTTTTCAAGTTACAAAAAGCAAGCAAGTTACTAGAAGGACTTGCTTGCTTATTTTATTTAAAATTAGCTGGAATTTTTTAGATAATAAAATGCAAAAAAATCGTTTGAGTTTAATAATGCTTGTTTTTTTGTTATAATAGTTTAGTAAATATCTAAGTATTTTACAAAAGATAAGCTTCACAAAGATACAAGGTAGTTTTAAGAAGAAACCAGTTTGATGAGATCGTAACTGATCGATAACAGGAGGAAATCAATTGTCTAAGAAAGTATCAGTAAAAGTAGTCAAAAA
The DNA window shown above is from Lactococcus sp. S-13 and carries:
- a CDS encoding L-lactate dehydrogenase, whose translation is MMAEKQRKKVILVGDGAVGSSYAFALVNQGIAQELGIVEIPQLRAKAEGDAEDLSHALAFTAPKKIYAATYEDCADADLVVITAGLPQKPGETRLDLVGKNLKINKDIVTNVMASGFDGVFLVAANPVDVLTYSTWKFSGLPKNRVVGSGTSLDTARFRQALAEKLDVDARSVHAYIMGEHGDSEFAVWSHANVAGVQLEQWFQENKYLDEAEIIELFEGVRDAAYSIIKKKGATFYGIAVALARITKAILDDENAVLPVSVFQEGQYGLDDCYIGQPAIVGAHGVVNAIHIPLNDAEMQKMQASGQQLKEIIDNAFADPEIAAAVKN
- a CDS encoding putative RNA methyltransferase; this encodes MSESLKCPVCNQLLQRTEKTYCCVNKHTFDLAKEGYLNLLLNAKKTAGDSKEMMNARRNFLAKAYYEKLSDYVNQILLDTFSAEQTIIDIGCGEGYYLSRFHRQFAPAAPHFYGLDISKLGVRMAAKKNPELQWLVANFANLPFTDHSVHTVLSMFAEYSVAEIDRVLTKDGRVIIVRAAANHLMELKNIIYPEIHEKAKTSSIKYFPGFTITQKHFSYQTQIENTEDLLSLLLMTPHYWKIKPAGVENLKQQKQLTVTISIEVDVLTRKD
- a CDS encoding ABC transporter ATP-binding protein; translation: MANENVIQMIDVTKRFGDFVANDKINFELKKGEIHALLGENGAGKSTLMNILSGLLEPTEGEVHVKGKLEKIDSPSKAANLGIGMVHQHFMLVDAFTVAENIILGNEITKGINLDLKTAKKKILELSERYGLAVEPDALIRDISVGQQQRVEILKTLYRGADILIFDEPTAVLTPAEITELMKIMKNLINEGKSIVLITHKLDEIRAVANRITVIRRGKSIETVELGDKTNQQLAELMVGRSVSFVTEKIAAHPKDVVLEIKDLNVKESRGSLKVKGLSLDVRAGEIVGLAGIDGNGQTELIKAITGLMKVDSGTVKLHGKDITNQRPRKITEQSVGHVPEDRHRDGLVLEMTVAENIALQTYYRPPMSKYGFLDYTKINSRARDLMTEFDVRGAGEWVSAASLSGGNQQKAIIAREIDRNPDLLIVSQPTRGLDVGAIEYIHKRLIQARDEGKAVLVVSFELDEILNVSDRIAVIHDGHIQGIVSPETTTKQELGILMVGGNINEQ
- a CDS encoding ABC transporter permease; the protein is MNSNTKKILVPLIAIFFGFVLGAIIMLAFGYNPIWGYEDLFISALGNARAIGETLQTTGPLILTALSFAVAMKAGLFNIGMSGQALAGWITSMWFALSFPDLPRILLIPLVVIIGMFFGALMGFIPGVLRALLGTSEVITTIMLNYIILFFSTFMIHDMFQKDILMANTTDQTKLISANASFRTQWMSSLTNNSTLNIGLIIALIALVIMAIVFSKTTLGFEIKAVGLNPDASEYAGISAKRTIVMAMVVAGALAGLGGVVYGFGYMQNFVSQSGSLDIGFNGMAVALLGGNNPVGILFAGLLFSVLQTGAPGMMNDSIPPQIVQVVTAAIIFFIAIRFVIEVILPKAKASKAAESAKKKGEKA
- a CDS encoding Rqc2 family fibronectin-binding protein → MSFDGIFLHHMTTELQSLVGGRIQKINQPFDQELVLTVRAAGKSQKLLLSAHPVFGRVQLTQTDFQNPQNPNNFVMILRKYLSGAFIEQIEQVGNDRQIIFHISTKDEIGDRLKIALIAEIMGKHSNIILLEKTSQKIVESIKHIGFSQNQYRTILPGSTYLAPPENSALNPFLATDEQIFEALQTEQLQQKFQGIGRDSKMALTGLSVSEFREKLLTLLPSIYPNDTFSSIKLADDFVSFDTLSEMLDHYYADKAERDRVKQVAASVIKKIQNELKKNRDKLKKQERELAATDNAEIFRQKGELLNTFLNQVPNDKISVTLENYYTNEPLEIALNPALTPAQNAQRYFHRYQKLKQAVKFLGEQIANTKQTIHYLESVESNLENADVPEIADIREELIQTGYIKQKYRNKKQKMLPPEKYQAADGTIILVGKNNLQNEQVSFKLARRGDLWFHVKDIPGSHVLITGNPDPSDETITFAGELAAYFSKARRSNLVQVDVLDAKKLHKPTGTAPGFVTYDREKTIRVTPDETVIKSRKLNKK
- a CDS encoding ABC transporter permease, with the protein product MNLVDTLQIIVANMLIYSTPLIFTSIGGVFSERGGIVNVGLEGIMTIGAFSSVVFNLTTEGIFGSLTPWIAILFGALVGAIFASLHAVATVNLRADHIVSGTVLNLMAPALGVFLLQVLYQQGQININEQIGYWNVPLLSKIPVIGKIFFSQTSLPGFLAILIAFLAWYVLFKTRFGLRLRSVGENPQAADTLGINVYAYRWAGVLLSGVLGGIGGAIYAQAISGNFAVSTIAGQGFISLAAMIFGKWNPIGAMLSSLLFGLFTSLAVVGGQIPGIKEIPSSFLQMAPYVFTIIVLALFLGKAVAPKADGVNYIKTK